Within the Maridesulfovibrio bastinii DSM 16055 genome, the region TTTCATAAGTTTTTTAATTGAAAACTCAGGCTCAACTGTTTCTCGCCATCTTTGCATTGTAAAGATACTTTCAATAAAATTTTCTCTAAGTATAGGGTCATGTAGTCTGCCATCCTCTTCTACCGGGAGGGTGGGGAATTTTTCCATGAACATTTTAGCAAAGATACCAACTCCTTTGTTCACCGGCATTCCCTGGGGATTATATATTTTAACTCTTTCCATTCCACTGGATGGTGATTTCCTTTTAAAAATAAATCCGCAAAGATTTTCTTTTTGCAGCTCTTCAAGCTTGGATTCTGACCAAAATGACATTTTATCAGTGATATCAATACCTGTTTTTTGGGTCATAAGTCTGTAGTTCTCGATTGAACCAACAAGCCTCAGAGCTTCTCTTGGAATCCCAAGTCCACATTCAACTTCGGGACAGACTGGAACAAATTCAACATAAGCTCCAAGTTCGTCAGTTATCCATCTGTCAAGCTGATGACCTCCGTCATAACGGACTTTGTTTCCCAGCAGACAGGAGCTTACTCCTATTTTAAATTTTGACATTTTGAATTCCTTATAAAAGCTAAAATATTATTCCAATTTATATTTAAAAATATATTATTAAAAATTAATATGGTAACTAAATTAGCTGAAGTAATTTTTGATTTTCAAAGTTTGACACAGTATGTCTCGTGAATGAAGTGCTTTCTTGAATTTTTGGTCTGTATATGAGAATAAGGCCCAGCTTATGAGTGCTTCTAGACTGTTTATACAGCTAATTAAAAAAACGATATTCCAGCAACTGTTTAATTATTATTAAGGAGATCTTCAATGGTCACTCTTGGAACTGCAAAAACTGATTCCGCCCGTAAAATGATGCTGCTTGGTGGAGGTGAGTTAGGCAAGGAAGTTGTAATTGAGGCACAACGCCTTGGAGTGGAAGTTATAGTCGTTGATAGATATGAATATGCTCCTGCTATGCAAGTAGCTCATCGCAGCCATGTAATGTCTATGCTTGACGGTAAAGCTTTAAGAAAAATAGTTGAAGCTGAAAAACCTGATTATATAGTTCCTGAGATTGAGGCTATAGCTACGGAAACTTTGCTGGAACTGGAGAAAGAAGGGTATAATGTTGTTCCAACTGCCAGAACAACATGGTTAACAATGAATAGAGAAGGGATTAGGAGACTTGCAGCTGAAGAGGTCGGGCTCAAGACATCCCCCTATGAGTTTGCTGATACGGAAGAAGACTACCTTGAAGCTGTGAAAAAAATTGGGGTCCCATTTGTAATCAAGCCCGTGATGAGTTCTTCCGGTAAAGGGCAGAGCATCGTAAAAAATGATGGTGATATTAAAAAGGCATGGGATTATTCTCAGTCTGGAGGACGGTCCGGTAGCGGACGTGTAATTGTAGAGAAATTTCTTAAATTTGATTATGAAATAACACTTCTCACAGTCAGGCATGTTGATGGTACTATTTTCTGTGAGCCTATAGGCCACAGGCAGGAAGGCGGTGACTATCGTGAATCATGGCAGCCTCAGCCAATGCGTGCAGATTTATTGGATAAAGCTAAAGATTATGCAGAAAGAATAACTCAGGCTCTTGGTGGGCGGGGTATTTTTGGAGTTGAACTGTTTGTTGTCGGTGATGAGGTCCTTTTTAGTGAAGTCTCACCAAGGCCTCATGATACTGGGCTGGTTACATTGATATCCCAGGATCAAAGTGAATTTGCACTGCATGTGAGGGCTATTCTTGGTCTTCCTGTTCCTGCAATTCGCCAGTATGGACCTGCGGCATCAAGCGTGATTCTTTCAAATGGAAAATCTGATGCTCCACAGTTCTGCAATGTTGAAAAAGCTCTGGCTGAGCCGGATACAAAGATTTTATTTTTTGGTAAAGGCGAATGTAATGGAGTTAGACGTCTGGGGGTGGCCTTGGCGTTGGGAAGTTCAGTTGAGGAAGCAAAACAGAAGGCTGTGTCAGCATCAAGCGCTGTGACTGTTTCTTACTAATTTTTCGAGAGATAAGATGATTTGAAAGGTCGGACTTAATTAAGTTCGGCCTTTTTTATGCAATAAAAAAGGTCGATAACTTTTGTTATCGACCCTGGTCTTGCGTCTCTGGTCGGGATGAGAGGATTTGAACCTCCGACCCCTTGAACCCCATTCAAGTGCGCTCCCAAACTGCGCTACATCCCGACGCGAGTGAGGTAGTGTTTAAGCCCTACGCTAGTATATGTCAACCATAAATCTAAGTTATTAAAATTATATTAAACAATAGAATTTGAAGCTGATTATTTCATACAAATCAATGTACTGAAATAGTCATTATCCAAAGATAATATTGCACTATGATTATTTAGAGAATATCCTTCGGAGTTAAAGGAGAATTCACTTGAATCTGGTAGCAATTATACTTTCCATATGTCTTCACTTTGTCTTTTTCTTTGGAGTAATCGTGAGCTCCAATTTTAATGAAAGTCAATCTGAAGGTACTGTTTTGCATTTTGAGTTGGTATCGTTAGCACCTCATCTAGATGAATCACCTAAAATTACGCCTCATAGTAAGAAAAAAAGAGAGCTGGAAAGCTCTGCGCATAAGAAGACAGTAATAGCACCAAAGCCTGAGCTTAAAGTTAAAAAAAACGAAGTAAAAGAACAGACTAAAATTATAGACCGTAAAGCTGATAACCATCCCCGAGGTATAAAAGAGAAAACAGAAAAAGCTGTTGTTGAAAGAAAAAAGGAGCCTGTCATCAGGGAATCTTCACCAAAAGGTAAGGCTATAGTTTTAAAGCAGGGGATAGGAGTGAATATCGGTAATAAAACTATAGTTATTAAAAGGGGAGCAGGGCGAGGCAGGAGTCTTGATGCCGTGGCAGCATACTCTTTTAATGAAGATTATTTCTGGGGGAACTATGAGACCTCAAGTGGCAGGAAAGTAGCAATTATTGATGCTCGCAAGGAATGTGGGCGGTTGATCCTTTATGACAGCAGGACTGGATTAAAAAGAAAACTCAGAAATGCTGAGATGGGTGATTTTATTTATACCTACGGTCCATCTTTAAATGAAGATTTTCCAGTAAAAGGTTCAATTGTTTTTCTACCGGGATCTGGTCATTGGATACAGCGGTTTATGTGGATGCCTGAAGAAGGTCCAAGTGTTTATCCTGACAAGCTTAAACATTAATCTAAGTTAATTGTTTCAGTTTGCATATTAAGTTTAATACCTATCTAATTACAGGTATTAAGCATTTAGAGCGCATCTTGATATGTGTAAAAAATATTTCTTAGAAAGGTCTATGCTGTCATGATGGAATACTGAACTTCAGCGCTGCCCGATAACAATCCGTTTGAAACGGGCAGGCTTTGTTCAGACTATTCTGGAATAGGATCAGAACTCAATTTGGTGTGTACTCATTGCATTTGGTTCACGCCAATTTTTATCAATCTGCAATAATCAATAATAATTGTAGGAATTGTATAGACAAATGCACAGACAAGTCATTGGTGACCTGTGAGTAACCAAATTATTCTCCTTTAGTTTCATAAAGTGAAATTAAAAAAAGGAGATTTTGAGAGTCGCTATCTCTCTTTTATGATTGTTAGCTTTGTTGATATCCTTGATGGACGGCTCAAATCAGTCCAGTGGATATTAAGATATAGGGCTCGATAATTATTGCAAAAAACCCTCTGCTTTTATGATTTGTCGTGTGATCTAAGATGCAGAGGCTTCATCGGAATCGGACTCGTTTTCCATTGCGAGAGCCTTTTCCTGCTGGTTGAGAGATTCAACCATCGCTTCGATGTGTTTGCTGACTGAACGGAATTTGAAAGGGTCCATTTTTTCCATTCTCTTGAGGGCTTCTGAAGTTTCAGCAGTTTTGTCATTTTTGTTCATAAAAACCTCCATTACGATTTACGGCTGTTTAGCTGAGAACGTGTTTGAGATTTTTTTGAGCCTGATCCAGTACAAGAGGCAGTATATCTAAAAAAAAATATTTGTCCAGTTTTATTCTGGACAATTACTTATGACTTAACTGTCTAATTTTATTTAATAAAAGTTTTTTATTGCAAAATTGTAAAATAGTACTTTGGTGATTGATCGGTCAAAATACATTTTTAGTTAAAATTCTTTTCCCAATTCTAAATATTTTGAATGAAAATTTTGATCATTGTTTATAGCAGGGCAATAAAATTTTTTGCTGTTGGATTAGCTTGCAGTACTCGGTTAAATAGTTAAAAATATCTGTCAAATTTCTATGATTTGTGATGTAGTTTTTATATTAGGTTTTTAAGTTTAAGTGAAACATCAGATTATGTTTTTAATGATTTCTTAGATTGTGGTCCAAGGTGAATTTGTTGCAGCTACAAAAATGGAGGAAAAATGAGCAATCCCAAGGAATTTGTTCTTTATAGCGGTGGAGCAGCTGGTACTGAGAGTGAATTCGGTGCAATCGCAGAG harbors:
- a CDS encoding YbgA family protein, which produces MSKFKIGVSSCLLGNKVRYDGGHQLDRWITDELGAYVEFVPVCPEVECGLGIPREALRLVGSIENYRLMTQKTGIDITDKMSFWSESKLEELQKENLCGFIFKRKSPSSGMERVKIYNPQGMPVNKGVGIFAKMFMEKFPTLPVEEDGRLHDPILRENFIESIFTMQRWRETVEPEFSIKKLMKFHTNHKLLIFSHHESTYRQMGKLVANHDKQDDSDVCGQYFLLLSKALKYKPTIKKHINVLQHIMGYFKKDLSQDEKSELLEVFENYRKELVPLIVPVTLLNHYVRKYDKDYLKKQYYLNPHPIELKLRNHS
- the purT gene encoding formate-dependent phosphoribosylglycinamide formyltransferase; translation: MVTLGTAKTDSARKMMLLGGGELGKEVVIEAQRLGVEVIVVDRYEYAPAMQVAHRSHVMSMLDGKALRKIVEAEKPDYIVPEIEAIATETLLELEKEGYNVVPTARTTWLTMNREGIRRLAAEEVGLKTSPYEFADTEEDYLEAVKKIGVPFVIKPVMSSSGKGQSIVKNDGDIKKAWDYSQSGGRSGSGRVIVEKFLKFDYEITLLTVRHVDGTIFCEPIGHRQEGGDYRESWQPQPMRADLLDKAKDYAERITQALGGRGIFGVELFVVGDEVLFSEVSPRPHDTGLVTLISQDQSEFALHVRAILGLPVPAIRQYGPAASSVILSNGKSDAPQFCNVEKALAEPDTKILFFGKGECNGVRRLGVALALGSSVEEAKQKAVSASSAVTVSY